Proteins from a single region of Nomascus leucogenys isolate Asia chromosome 2, Asia_NLE_v1, whole genome shotgun sequence:
- the KIF4B gene encoding chromosome-associated kinesin KIF4B, with the protein MKGEVKGIPVRVALRCRPLVPKEISEGCQMCLSFVPGEPQVVVGTDKSFTYDFVFDPSTEQEEVFNTAVAPLIKSVFKGYNATVLAYGQTGSGKTYSMGGAYTAEQENEPTVGIIPRVIQLLFKETDKKSDFEFTLKVSYLEIYNEEILDLLCPSHEKAQINIREDPKEGIKIVGLTEKTVLVGLDTVSCLEQGNNSRTVASTAMNSQSSRSHAIFTISIEQRKKSDKNSSFRSKLHLVDLAGSERQKKTKAEGDRLKEGININRGLLCLGNVISALGDDKKGGFVPYRDSKLTRLLQDSLGGNSHTLMIACVSPADSNLEETLSTLRYADRARKIKNKPIVNIDPHTAELNHLKQQVQQLQVLLLQAHGGTLPGSINVEPSENLQYLMEKNQSLVEENEKLSRGLSEAAGQTAQMLERVILTEQVNEKLNARLEELRQHAACKLDLQKLVETLEDQELKENVEIICNLQQLITQLSDETVACMAAAIDTAVEQEAQMETSPETSRSSDAFTTQHALHQAQMSKEVVELNNSLALKEALVRKMTQNDSQLQAIQFQYQDNIKNLELEVINLQKEKGELVLELQTGKKDVNQAKLSKHRRKLLQELEGQIADLKKKLNEQSKLLKLKESTERTVSKLNQEIWMMKNQRVQLMRQMKEDAEKFRQWKQKKDKEVIQLKERDRKRQYELLKLERNFQKQSSVLRRKTEEAAAANKRLKDALQKQREVTDKRKETQSHGMEGTAARVRNWLANEIEVMVSTEEAKRHLNDLLEDRKILAQDVVQLKEKKESQENPPPKLRRCTFSLTEVHGQVLESEDCITKQIESLETEMELRSAQIADLQQKLLDAESEDRPKQCWENIATILEAKCALKYLIGELVSSKIHVTKLENSLRQSKASCADMQKMLFEERNNFSEIETELQAELVRMEQQHQEKVLYLVNQLQQSQMAEKQLEKSAIEKEQQLVSTLQCQDEELEKMREVCEQNQQLLQENESIKQKLILLQAASRQKHLPNDILLSPDSSFEYIPPKPKPSRVKEKFLEQSMDIEDLKYCSEHSVNEHEDGDGDGGSDEGDDEEWKPTKLVKVSRKNIQECSCKGWCGNKQCGCRKQKSDCGVDCSCDPTKCRNRQQGKDSLGTVEWTQDSEGSFKLEDPTEVTPGWTFFNPVCVTPNSKILEEMCDMEQVLSKKTAPAPSPFDLPESKHGATEYQQNKPPGKKKKRALASNTSFFSGCSPIEEEAH; encoded by the coding sequence CGCCGCTCATAAAAAGCGTATTTAAAGGATATAATGCAACGGTCCTGGCCTATGGGCAGACTGGCTCTGGAAAAACCTATTCCATGGGAGGTGCATACACTGCAGAGCAGGAGAACGAACCAACAGTTGGCATTATTCCTAGGGTAATACAACTGCTCTTCAAGGAAACTGATAAAAAGAGTGACTTTGAATTTACTCTGAAAGTGTCTTACTTAGAGATTTACAATGAAGAAATTTTGGATCTTCTATGCCCATCTCATGAGAAAGCTCAAATAAATATACGAGAGGATCCTAAGGAAGGCATAAAGATTGTGGGACTCACTGAGAAGACTGTTTTAGTTGGCTTGGATACTGTTTCCTGTTTGGAGCAGGGCAACAACTCTAGGACTGTGGCCTCCACAGCTATGAACTCCCAGTCGTCCCGATCTCATGCCATCTTTACAATCTCCAtagagcaaagaaagaaaagtgacaaGAATAGCAGCTTTCGCTCCAAGCTGCATCTTGTAGACCTTGCTGGatcagaaagacagaagaaaaccaaggctgaAGGGGATCGTCTAAAAGAGGGTATTAATATTAACCGAGGCCTCCTATGCTTGGGAAATGTAATCAGTGCTCTTGGAGATGACAAAAAGGGTGGCTTTGTGCCCTACAGAGATTCCAAGTTAACTCGACTGCTGCAAGATTCTCTAGGAGGTAATAGCCACACTCTTATGATAGCCTGTGTGAGTCCTGCTGACTCCAATCTAGAGGAAACATTAAGTACCCTTCGTTatgctgacagagcaagaaaaatcaagaacaaaccTATTGTTAATATTGACCCCCACACAGCTGAACTTAATCATCTAAAGCAACAGGTACAACAGCTACAAGTCTTGTTGCTACAAGCCCATGGAGGTACCCTGCCTGGATCTATAAATGTGGAACCATCAGAGAATCTACAATACCTGATGGAGAAGAATCAGTCCCTGGTAGAGGAGAATGAAAAATTAAGTCGTGGTCTGAGTGAGGCAGCTGGTCAGACAGCCCAGATGTTGGAGAGGGTCATTTTGACAGAGCAAGTGAATGAAAAACTGAACGCCAGGCTAGAAGAGCTCAGGCAGCATGCAGCCTGCAAACTGGATCTTCAAAAGCTAGTGGAGACTTTGGAAGACCAGGAATTGAAAGAAAATGTAGAGATAATTTGTAACCTGCAGCAACTGATTACCCAGTTATCAGATGAAACTGTTGCTTGCATGGCTGCAGCCATTGACACTGCAGTGGAACAAGAAGCTCAAATGGAAACCAGTCCAGAGACAAGCAGGTCTTCTGACGCTTTTACCACTCAGCATGCTCTCCATCAAGCTCAGATGTCTAAGGAGGTGGTTGAGTTGAATAACTCCCTTGCACTGAAAGAGGCCCTAGTTAGGAAGATGACTCAGAATGACAGCCAACTACAGGCCATTCAGTTTCAATACCAGGATAACATAAAAAATCTAGAATTAGAAGTCATCAATCTgcaaaaggaaaagggagaattGGTTCTTGAACTTCAGACAGGAAAGAAGGATGTCAACCAAGCCAAGCTGAGTAAGCACCGCCGCAAACTTCTCCAGGAGCTGGAGGGTCAAATAGCTGATCTGAAGAAGAAACTGAATGAGCAGTCCAAACTTCTGAAACTAAAGGAATCCACAGAGCGTACTGTCTCCAAGCTGAACCAAGAGATATGGATGATGAAAAACCAGCGGGTACAGTTAATGCGTCAAATGAAAGAGGATGCTGAGAAGTTTAGACAGTGGAagcagaaaaaagacaaagaagtaaTACAGTTAAAAGAACGAGACCGTAAGAGGCAATATGAGCTGCTCAAACTTGAAAGAAACTTCCAGAAACAATCCAGTGTGCTCAGACGTAAAACGGAAGAGGCAGCAGCTGCCAACAAGCGTCTCAAGGATGCTCTCCAGAAACAACGAGAGGTCACAGATAAGCGGAAAGAGACTCAGAGCCATGGAATGGAAGGCACTGCAGCTCGAGTGAGGAATTGGCTTGCAAATGAAATTGAGGTTATGGTCAGTACTGAGGAAGCCAAACGCCATCTGAATGACCTCCTTGAAGATAGAAAGATCCTGGCTCAGGATGTGGttcaactcaaagaaaaaaaggaatctcAGGAGAATCCACCTCCTAAACTCCGGAGGTGTACATTCTCCCTTACTGAGGTGCATGGTCAAGTTTTGGAGTCAGAAGATTGTATTACAAAACAGATTGAAAGCCTAGAGACTGAAATGGAACTCAGGAGTGCTCAGATTGCTGACCTACAGCAGAAGCTGCTGGATGCAGAAAGTGAAGACAGGCCAAAACAATGCTGGGAGAATATTGCCACCATTCTGGAAGCCAAGTGTGCCCTGAAATATTTGATTGGAGAGCTGGTCTCCTCCAAAATACATGTCACCAAACTTGAAAACAGCCTGAGACAGAGCAAGGCCAGCTGTGCTGACATGCAGAAGATGCTATTTGAGGAACGAAAtaatttttctgagatagagACAGAGTTACAAGCTGAGCTGGTCAGAATGGAGCAACAGCACCAAGAGAAGGTGCTATACCTTGTCAACCAGCTGCAGCAAAGCCAAATGGCAGAGAAGCAGTTAGAGAAATCAGCCATTGAAAAGGAACAGCAGCTGGTGAGCACACTGCAGTGTCAAGATGAAGAACTTGAGAAGATGCGAGAAGTGTGTGAGCAAAATCAGCAGCTTCTCCAAGAGAATGAAAGCATCAAGCAGAAACTGAtcctcctccaggcagccagCAGACAGAAACATCTTCCTAATGATATCCTTCTATCTCCAGACTCTTCTTTTGAATATATCCCACCTAAGCCAAAACCTTCTCGTGTTAAAGAAAAGTTCCTGGAGCAAAGCATGGATATCGAGGATCTAAAATATTGTTCAGAGCATTCTGTGAATGAGCATgaagatggtgatggtgatggtggcagtGATGAGGGGGATGATGAGGAATGGAAGCCAACAAAATTAGTCAAGGTGTCCAGGAAGAACATCCAAGAGTGTTCCTGCAAGGGCTGGTGTGGGAACAAGCAGTGTGGGTGCAGGAAGCAAAAGTCAGACTGTGGTGTGGACTGTAGCTGTGACCCCACAAAGTGTCGGAACCGCCAGCAAGGCAAGGATAGCTTGGGCACAGTTGAATGGACCCAGGATTCTGAAGGCTCCTTCAAACTGGAGGATCCTACTGAGGTGACCCCAGGATGGACCTTCTTTAACCCTGTCTGCGTCACCCCCAATAGCAAGATCCTGGAAGAGATGTGTGACATGGAGCAGGTGCTATCAAAGAAAACTGCTCCAGCTCCCTCCCCTTTTGACCTCCCAGAGTCGAAACATGGAGCAACAGAATACCAACAAAATAAGCctccagggaagaaaaagaaacgagCTCTGGCCAGCAACACCAGCTTCTTCTCTGGCTGCTCCCCTATCGAAGAAGAGGCCCACTGA